The Populus trichocarpa isolate Nisqually-1 chromosome 11, P.trichocarpa_v4.1, whole genome shotgun sequence genome has a segment encoding these proteins:
- the LOC7489072 gene encoding mitochondrial import inner membrane translocase subunit Tim13 — protein MDSFSSHSSMGSGSPQISAEDLKDQLKNQLAQAYAQEFLETVREKCFEKCITRPGSSLSGSESSCTSRCVERYIEATGIISRALFSAPR, from the exons ATGGATTCGTTTTCTTCACATTCAAGTATGGGATCTGGGTCACCCCAAATTTCAGCTGAAGACTTGAAGGACCAGTTAAAGAATCAACTTGCACAAGCTTATGCCCAGGAGTTCCTTGAG ACTGTGAGGGAGAAATGCTTTGAAAAGTGCATTACAAGACCAGGGTCAAGCCTGAGTGGGAGCGAAAGTAGCTGCACCTCTAGGTGTGTGGAACGCTACATCGAGGCTACTGGCATCATCAGTAGAGCCCTTTTCAGTGCACCACGCTGA